AAGATCAGTGTTAAGAGTTACTTATTGGCACTAATGAGCATCTTCACTCCAAGCTGCAGCATTTCTTTCCTGATGGGAGGGATGTCTTCCAGGATGACAATGTCCCCATCCACAGAGCTCAGTGGTTTGATGAGCATGACACTGTTATCCATATGTAATGGCCATCTCAGTCACCAATTCTGAACTGAATCATGCAATTACAGGACATTACGGAATGACACTTAAGACCGTGTTTTCCCACCTCCATTAGCCAGGTATGAGCTGACTGACTTTCTGATGGAAGAATGGTGCTGCATCCCTCCTGCAGAATTGCAGACCCTGGTAGTCTCTCTGCTGTGGCTCATACAGACCATACTGGCCCATGTGGTGGCCCAGCGCCCTATTAAGTGACTTTACATgggtgtttccatttttttgtccGCTACCTGTAGCTGGAAATAGCAGTTCAAACTTTCTACCTCCTTACCATAAACATGGTTTTGCAAATTTTACACCCTTGTAGCAAAGGGCTGTAGTTCTTTGAAgatgctttatcctttgcattTGAAACCAGGTACACACGATGCAGCTCTCTTGTCTTCTATCCCTAATCCCACATTTACCTGGCAAGCTTTTAGACTGTTAGCAAACCCTTCCTCATCCTGTAGTCTATACTTCTGTACAGTGCATCAGCATATATGCTTCATGTCTTAATGTACATCTGTACAGTTTTAAGACCTTTATCATTTGTGTGACCAAAAAACAAAGACTGATTTAGCATATTCCTTTCAAATCCATTCCAGAGAGCAAATTGTATAATGCTATCTGTAActatttgtttcttattttctccAGGGCAGCTTAGaaataattttctctctcatcccgttttgtgtcagtgtgttgtttgcacctacagtatgtttgtgagACTCTAAGCAATTGTATAAATGTGCTGTGTTGCTCATTCAGTTCTCTGTCTGAATCGTGTTGCTGCTGGGTGTTCCATGGGTTTTCATTTTTGCCATACACGTAGCTGTATTTTCAGTACTGTGATTTAAGAGCATGTGAAAGATTTAATAACGAGGCCATGTAGCCTGTCATGCTGTTTCTGTTCTGACTGGCTTCTTGAACCAGCTGTTGATCGTACTATTAAATCATCTTGCTGATGGGCACAGTGTGTGTCAGAAGTTCACATGGCCATCCATAGCCAGTTACTTGACATTTGTGAGCAGTTTAGCCAGATGCTGGTTTGATACATATTTGGATCTCTAAAGAAAGAGGCAGTTTCAACGTGAGACTTTTGAGGCAGCCATAcctttttttatgtgttttaacTTTGAACATCCTGCCACGTGACattttgtatgtattgtactatcgAGGACGAAAAGTTATTTGATGTTATCTATAATCCAATGTAATAAGGCTCCTTCGTATTACTCACTGAACCAGgttgaattattattttgtataacCTCATGATCTAATTTTTCCAGCAGTACATTTTTACAGGTTTGCCAAGTCTTAAACTGAACAGCTGTCTTCTTGTCCGCCTCTCTCCATTTGTCAAAGGTCGtaccatgtgttttttttaatactctgCTTGATTGCACTTGGCAGTAGATGTTGCTCATGAGCAGCCTGTGAAGCtgtgtgaaaataaatgttccaAACTGCTCCACATGACTCGTTCTCCAGTTTTTGTGTTAGCAGTTGAAAATGCTGAATTGGTAACTGTACCAGGTTTGAAAAAGTGAACTCTGAAGACTTCACTTCTTGATTTCTTGAATTCCCACTGAGAGGTCAATGCCTATCCTACTTGTATGTCTTTTAAAGTTGTGTTTGGGGTCAGAAGGCGGATCAGAACCACAAGGCTCAGCCCAACAGAATGCAGTAATGGTACTGCATTAGGAATGGGTCATTGAAACTACTTACGGCCTACTTTCACTAACCAGCCTGAGACACCTCTGTCGCTGTGTGCTCATTTGATACTTCCTTACCCTTGGAGCTATACACCACATGTAGCAAGCTCTAGAACctcactgtttttgtttttgattcatTTAAGCTTTTTGATACTGATTCAACTATTAGGGTGCTCAGTTGTGGaacacaaacttaataatgCTTAATATGCTCATACAGCTGCTGCTGCTAAAATTTAGCATTACTTTTCTTTGTCATTTCACATATTGACTGATTTGGGTGATGCCTTTAGTCAATGCaacttttgtaaataaaataattgctgtataaaatggaaaaagcatttaaaagcaGAGAGGTTAAATCCATGTGTATAAAGCAGCACAGGAAGCTTGTTGGCATAGGACAGGAAATGGTGAGCAAAGACAGTAAGTGAAGTGTGGGAGACGAACcgtgtgaaataaaaaagtgactTTGGAAAGCGGATGGGGTTCAGGAGATGGTATAGAGGAGAATTAACAGCTACAGCACACCTGAGGTGAGGCTGATCAATTTGGCGACTCTTAGCTCACAATGTGCACTCGCCAATATTAACTTTAAACAAGGTGCCAGACAAAATCATGAAATAAAGCCTTTGCCATTTTTTCTAAATCCAATACTACATACAAGTGCAACTTACTAATAGCAGAATCGGGTGTAGTTTGTAAAGACAAACTCTCTGATGTAGTTTCCCCGTTATTGTTTCTGATGAAATCTATTAAATAGAACACAGGTACAGTAAAGTGATACACTACTTGTctcaaaaatatttcttattccAATCATGTCCACCAGGTGGCGCAGGTACCGACAGGCGTTGGTGAGATCGAGTCCCTTTTTAAAAACGGGAAGCTGatgtgctaggaatgcaaaggATGTTGTACTGCTTTTAAAGTGCAGTATAAGTCTTTAATGGCTTAAAACGAATTTGtttgttcagtttttaatgGATGCCATCCACGATCCCTATTGCTAAGGCGGTTTGATGCTGTATCCCTACACATTTATTGTGAAAGTCTTTTCACACAGTAACTATATCGGTAACTCACTCATCTCTGGGAtattccagagtctggacataagAAAGGTTGGGGAGGAGGCCATTCTACCACTATAACACATGAGGTGGTTAAAAGCTAGATGATCCTCGGATCTAGTCCAGCTGGCTCGGGGAAAGAATCCGGAGCATCGAGaacaacaacagggctgggctgCACGTTGGGTTGATGCTGTTATCCGAAGCAACTTACTGCTGTCACGATTTACGCAACCAGGACTTGCTTCGGATACACAGGCGCTTTAACTGCACAATATCTACATCTGAAAGGACACAAAAGGGGGAGCAGACCACCTATTGAACTTATTTGGTTCTGTTCCTCTGTAATCTGGAAGCTAGCTCTGGCCGTACTCGGAATCCCCCCCTCCGCCACCACCAGCATAATATTCATTTCCATTGAACCCCTCCGTCCCCACCGGCGTACGTCCTGGAGAGCCACGGGGGGTCTTTTAAACCATCTCATTGCTTAATTTCTTCTGTGATCATGAAGAAACTACTATAACTATACTATAACTACTATAGctttttagccttaaaaagctcACAAGGAGGCAGTGCTTCTGATTCCCGGATTAGACAAGACCTACTGGTTTCAGAATGACATCTGGATTAGATGACATCTCCTGCCAGAGGTGTCACAGGCAGATTTTAAAACTGGAAAACGTGAATTGTAACTTTACCGCTTGTTGTTTACCCAGCAGGTCCTGGATATATTGTAACAGATTTCTTGATGTCTGCTTTCGTATCAGCTTTTTAGATTTTAGTTCAGTTTCTCTGAAATCAAGATCATTGCAGTTTCAGCAAAGGTCACCCTTCTCAAAGAGCTGCTTGCCTTCGGTTACAGGTCTTCTGAACAGGAAGATGAGAAGCAGACAAATGGCTACTCTGCTTTGTGTGCACCTGAGCTTCACTAGGTGATAAATCCTGGCTGTCGTACAGGACCTGTCTGTGGCTCTCAATAGCtttcacatgaaataaaaataatatgctgaaaagagaagaaaagagacacagtatttcgtctgtggagccttcttcagctgtatGATAAAATGAaacgaaacattgtgtctcttttcttctcttttcagcacggaataaacctttacttgttccttagcagcctacgcatgctgacgcagctacccaattAAAAAACATATGTTTAGCAGTATGGAAGAAAAATACATACAGCTTTTCTCTAAAAGGAtcctaatataaaaatattggcATTTACTAGAAATGTTACCACTGATATCCTAAAAGAGAACACCAAAGGAACTATTCtgactattttaaattaatcttaaatCACATTCCCGGCATTATCTTGAAAATTGGTTGTTAATACTAGTTAATTTCTGGGCAGATAAAATAGAACTTagccttttattaaaaatgggtattctcattttttattgctGTTCATCTGGCAGGAATATTGGAAGTAACAGACTGACGTGGAGGCTGTACTGCAGTGCTCTTCCTGCACATTTGCGTGAAGCTTTGTAGTGCCTGAGcccaacatacagtaggaaaatGGGATTGTCGCGTGTCAGTCCCATCGGCACTGTGGGGAGGCAAGTCTTCCATCACTTGGCACGTCCCTGCCTTGGCGTGATCACCACGGAGTAGGGCTGGGGCTGCAGGACCACGCCGTATCGGCCCCCGAGGTCGGGCAGCCCGGCTCCTGGGGGGCCGCTGACGGAGAAGCGCTGCAGCAGCCAGCTGGAGAACAGGAAGAGCTCCATCTTGGCCAGGGACTCGCCCACGCACACGCGCGGCCCGGCGCCGAAGGGGATGAAGCTGGCGGGAGAGGACCGCTGGCCCTGGCTGTCCAGGAAGCGCTCTGCGGGAGAGAGCACAGGACAACAGAAGGGAGGCCATTCGCCCCATCTAGCCCGCTTGGAAGTCAGAAAGGAAGGAAAAGCAGACGGAGGACCGGCATTGAAGGCACTCAAAATCGGAAGGAATTAAAATttggaacttttttttccatcaagagttatttttgtcttttgaattcAGTGAGAATGAGACACTGTGATAATACAACATGGTGCTTGGCCAcattatattctgtatatatacCATACGAAGCAGTTGTGTTTTCCTACATTGAAGACTTActattgaacccagagcccatAATAATAAAGTACTTTTTTACtttagttttgttgtttttttccttgaaaaATAACATAGAATTAACACAACCTTATAACAATATAAAGAATTGCAGTCGTTCTCAAGTTCGGAGGCCTTTCTgagaacaaaagagaaaatggAGTTATCCTTTTTATTTGAAGAACGGTTAAGTCGACTTCTGTCATTTTGGCAACTCAAATTGGCAGCCACCATTGAAATCTCTTCTTTTTGATGGAGAATTGGTGCGCGATATGTAATTAACTATGAATAGATTCGGTGCATGGAAGAGAACGTACTTCCTAGCACTAAGCGATAAGGGCAAACAGTACGTACAGTACTGCCAAGACAAGCAGAGTAGGCTGATTCAGTGATATCTGTCGAGAAAACTGGGAAAAGATATGGCATGAGTAAGCTCTGAAtaacagaataaacatgtttcttttatGTGTAACCTTTCTTGCCTTCTCTTTTTTTGGAGATGATCATGAATGGGATGGATAGGTTGCCCTGAGAGACTgctctgttcctttttctgtacTAATCTTATCTGAGTGGTGTGGGGGGTACATTTAAACAGATTGATGAGATGTGGTGTGGAGCCTGTGTTGCAAAATGAAGCTAGTAAGTGCACTATTAAAGGACAAGGAAGAAATGGTCAGTTAGCCATTTCTTCATCTGTTTTTCATGCTCCATATTGGTGTGTATCGAGAACAGAAATGTCAGCGAACAGGTGACTCCAttacatttacatgtttccatttCAGCACTTCTGTCAATTTCTAATTGCAACAAAACGTGACTGCGACTATAAAGGGACAGTTCACCATAGCTTGCAGtaaatgagaagtagacatggTTCAGGCATGATCTTTGTTTGATAGTATAGATTCAGGTGTGCAGTGTTTGGGAGGAACACTAATGGAGAATGAAGTGAATgagacacatgtacagtatgttataagtTGTGGAATGCAAGTCAGTGAATGAGTGGCGTTACGGTCACCAAAGTTTAGGTTTCATGAGTTTAAAACTGTGGTGTACAGGTGAAGGCACTCTGGCAACCTGGAAAGAGTAGCCTGAGGTGGATTGTCCTGAAGCAAGAGTGGGATAGTGAATTATGCCTTGCTGAAGCTTTGAGTGGAACCAGCCTCCAGAAAAGAAGAGATAACTATATGTTTGCTGATGGAAGCTTGAGGGGGGAAAAGAGTTGAGGACCAACCTGCACCTGTTGGACACCAAAAGAGATGGGGGGGTAAAGTGGGAATCCATTGATATAGCAGCCAGGGCCATGACTATAGTATGGGCACCAGGGATTGTGAGGACTGTCAATGGAGAGACTCTGACCCAGTGCAGGCTGACACTAGGACTGGGAAGGCTGCTACAGGGAAGCGTACGGGAAAGGGGAGAGATGAGTAGTAGAGCCATATGAGTAGTGGGATAGACACTAAAccagaaacagaaagaaaaagggGGAGAGGGAGATAGTGGAAGGAGTAGgataagagataagataagatcactttattggccttaTACAATTTCTCTTATCAgaaatttttgtttttgcaaaccCCAACTtggtctccatgagacacacagaggaggagagaagcttggggtcagagcgcagggtgtcagtcatttatacggcgcccctggagcagctggggtgaagggccttgctcaggggcccaacggaataggattcctctgccggccacggaatacaaaccagcaaccttccagccacaggcgcagatcctgagccacagagtcACCGCATCACCCTTATACCACCGATTATAAGACAGAAGGAGGATGGAGTGGAGATAAAGTGGTCATGGTTGTTTAGAGTTCAAGGAAGGCTGACAATCAGAATTTCTAAGCTTATCTAACACAACATGGGGGACTTACAATTGCATCTGATTCAAAGGGTTCATATAACAGTGGCATAAAACAACAATCAAACCACATAAAACCAGTAGGCGCAGTGTTACTTAAGGCAAGGATGTTGCACAGTGCTCAGGAGTTTCAATGCTGCTTGACAGACAGAAAGTAAAGAAAGCACAAACCAGcccattgtttttgtttctcaggTGGACTAGCTGAACTTGTTCTGAGGATGATTCTATGATGTGATCAGCTCACCTGGCCGGAATCTTTCAGGCTCGTCCCATTGCCTGGGGTCATGGTGAATGGACCACATGTTCACGACCACACGGGTGTCTTTAGGGATGAAGTGCTCTCCAATGCTGAAGGAACCAGAGGGAAGAATCTTAGGGAATGATTCCACAGTGGTCTAACACATCTGAATTTGATCAGTTCTAAAAGCAGATTAGGTTGATCCGGTGCCGTTACCCATGTTTAAACATGACTAACGCTCAGacataaaatatgtacagtgtGGGTAAAAGTCGCATGTGTCTCTGTATTGCAGGATGAGAACAATACTTTACACTAATTAGAAGTAAGGCTGCTGCTCTCACCTAAGTTCAGGTCAgaacaaaatcaaaagaaaaggttGAAATAAAGCAAGACAAATTACAACATGCTGATAACGTATCCATCTGACTATGATGTGTACTACTTGAAAAATTCTGTTTCCAAGCAGCTTGCATAATAGTAAGATGGACATGTGTGCCACAGGTCATGCCTGTGGTATATAATGAGTTATAATTATTGAGTTAATGAGTTAGAATTCTGGACTTGATGCTGTGATAGAATCAGCATTCAAGAAAATGAAGAGCACCAATGGTAGGAACAGCCTGCTCTTGTCAGTGACTTTTGTTATTTTCTCAGTATTATTCAAGCCTCTGAGCATTCAGGGATGTTCGGCATGGCTGCATATATCAGCTGCTCAGGAGTATGTCTGTGATGGCTGTTCAGATCTGGCATTAACCAGTGTCTACCAGTGCTACCATGACGCCACAACCTAGGTTAAGGTTGGTCGCTCAAGCTGCGGTAGAGTCACAGGACTCAAAATGTGTGACTAAACTGGTGAAGCAGCCTTTTCTCCCCTAGATTCTCAAGAACATACAAATAACCAGTATCAGGGGACTGTCTCTTTGAACTAAGGATTTTACCATTTATCTTGGCTGTGCAGTTTGCTTGCTTGTAGGTGTTTCTCTAGTGGCAGCCTGGATCCAGGTTCTTACCACACAAATGAATCTTCTGCTCACTTAGCTAAACTAAATCACTTAACTTTTGCGAATTCCACTTATGTCTTTGCACTTACGTTCCAATAGCAGTTCATTTTTCATGACAGAGACGCATCTTCTAATGTGGTGGAACAGAACTGTGTAAGATCAGTGTGAGTGGTAGGCCAAATTGAATCAGTGTTAAGGTTACATCTCATATAAGGTCTTAAATAATTCAGAGGTTGGTAAAAATTCCATATTACTTTTATTTGAATAGCCTGTGACACAGCTGTCTTCTTGATCAGTGACAGTGCTGGGGGGCCACATTCTAGTCTTTACCTAGTGTCCTGCAGGGCCACATGAGGAATTAGCAAGGGAGCAACGGGCCTGATTCGGAGAACTTCAGAGAGGGTGCTCTCCAGGTACGGAAGCTGCCCACGGTCAGAGAGATTGGGTGTACGGTCGTGCCCAATTTTCTCATCAATCTCCTGATGGATCTTTTTCTGAACCTAGGAGGACAAATGAGGTCTTATGTAGGgtgcacaaacagacacaccaAAGGATGGCGAACATCTAGAGAAGTACCCACAAAATCTTTCTATATATTACTCCATTCTTTATGAATATTACTCTAATCTGTTGTAATATTGGCTCTACAATATCTGCACTTTTTAGGCAGAGTTGATCAGAATACTAGGTTtctaacatcatcatcatcatcccttTGGCCTTCTCAGCACTCCCTTCCCTTACTCCTACAACTGGATGCCATCCTGTTAAAACTCTCTCAGGAACTCCCTACCAGTTTCTGTTGTGAAAGCTCCTGTTCGCTCCTTGAATCGGAAACAATCTTTAGACTATCTATTGTGATGTTTGTGCTCATACTTCATATTTCATTCCTTAGTCAGCTTCAGGTTCACATACACTGCgaacaaaacacttttttttttgcatggtaAACTCTAGAAAGCCAGTGaaaatgcaagaaacaaaaacCAGAGTGGCCTTTATCTCTTAAACTCATTGTAAATTTTTGGTACAAATCTAGATTGAGCTAGACCTCAGCTCACCTCCGGGTAGTGTATGAGGAAAGCAAGAGCCCAGAGCAGGGTGGTAGATGTTGTTTCCACTCCAGCCCCAAAAGCCTCTGCAGCGGTCATGAGAACGTGGTCATCGGTGATGCCAGACTCTGCTCCCGGTCCATTCCGGCCTTTCAGCAGAACATCCATCAGGTCTCTAGTGTCGTCAGGGCTGTAGCTCTTCTGCAGCCATCAAACACATACTGAGGCTCCACTTCAACATCCTTGTACAAATGCAGGTCAGAGTCTTAGAGTATTTGTTATACGCAACAGACACTGACTTGCAATAGGCTGTCAGACGTGtcatttttgacattttagaTATCATTCCAGTGTTCTCTCCTTTGTCATTTATACAAGAATAAGGACATTCCCTTACTATTGACACAGTTCTGTAAATATTTTGGTTTTCCAACCAATATCTCTCGAGCGTGGAAAGAGTTTTAGACTTCTAAAAGCCGTAATTTCAAAAGCAGCCATGACATCAGCCTTGACAGTCAAAATTGATAAATTAAGATGTAGttcctggtgcttttttgtcAGGAAGTTTATAAGTTCTTATAGACAGAAAGCTATTGTTTGGCAAGGGCACACATGGTTCATGTAGAACATCACCAGGGCTAGGCTCTGCTGCTAGAGCACAGTCATCCAAGGCTCAATAAGATAAATTGTTCTGGCGCTGAATCCTGTGTCAGTGTTTGTTTCTGAAAAGACAGAAGCTATTTGACTTCAACACTATACATTTTCGTGCATGTCGTGTTGAATGTGATCGTACTGAAGTTTTGGAGGGTCACATCCAACCAGTCATCGACAAACCAAGCAAAATGTGGTCTTTGGACATTACCTTGTGCTCCTCCAGCTTGTTTGTCAAAAGCTTATCTCTCACTTGAATGCATTCCTTCAGCTGCTTGAGATCCCTGTTTGGAAAAATCTAACAAGACAAGGTAAAAATGTTAACTTGTgtctgaagtactgtagctgagaaaacatttttttttcttcctgcttCATTTCACTGGCTTTTTCTTGGAAGttaataaaagttatttttctctttttctgcaGGTTAATGTGGAGAGTTCAGGATATACTAGACATTGTTTATCCAGTGGTTCCACTTGAAGTATGGAGTTGTGAGTTTACATATGAACAGCTTCCCGTCCtccggatgagacataaaaccgaggtcctgactttctgtgctcattaaaaatcttagggcatttctcgaaaagagtaggggtgtaaccccattggcccttaccaatcatggcctcttaataatccccatccatcatgaactggcttcattactctgctctcctccccactgagagctgatgtgtggtgagagtactggtgcactatggtcGCCGTTGCATCATGGTGataatcatattattaataattatatagaTTTATTTTCGTTTCTACCACAGATGCAGTGAGGAGAATATTGCAAAGGTGTGTCAAATTTTGCAGCCAACAAGTGAGGCACCTAGCTAGTTCACTGACTGCTCCTCACACATGCATTTAGGGAGAGATCACTTACTTAGTTATTGCATAAAAAATAGGAAACAATTTACCAGATAGCCTCACCT
Above is a genomic segment from Lepisosteus oculatus isolate fLepOcu1 chromosome 1, fLepOcu1.hap2, whole genome shotgun sequence containing:
- the cyp17a2 gene encoding cytochrome P450 17A2 yields the protein MHFLVIGFPAARCVLGLCLRQGNTARMAISMLEWLLVSALAACMVLLLLKSTAQPYPATLPCLPSLPIVGSLLSLKTSLPLHLQFTSLREKYGELFALYVGPHYTVVINSFTLAKEVLLHNGKAFAGRPHMMTTDLLSRGGKDIAFADYSPLWKAHRRLVHSSFVASGEGSSKLQGIVCEEASILCSILSAKAGEPLDPGPVLTRAVTNVVCTLVFSSKYHPEDAEFNTVMEYNNGIVHTIARGNLVDIFPWLKIFPNRDLKQLKECIQVRDKLLTNKLEEHKKSYSPDDTRDLMDVLLKGRNGPGAESGITDDHVLMTAAEAFGAGVETTSTTLLWALAFLIHYPEVQKKIHQEIDEKIGHDRTPNLSDRGQLPYLESTLSEVLRIRPVAPLLIPHVALQDTSIGEHFIPKDTRVVVNMWSIHHDPRQWDEPERFRPERFLDSQGQRSSPASFIPFGAGPRVCVGESLAKMELFLFSSWLLQRFSVSGPPGAGLPDLGGRYGVVLQPQPYSVVITPRQGRAK